One region of Streptomyces capillispiralis genomic DNA includes:
- the rbsD gene encoding D-ribose pyranase: MRKHGILNRHLTGALAELGHGDGVLVCDAGMPIPDGPRVVDLAFRAGVPSFAEVVEGLLEELVVEGATAAAEVRDANPAAAGLLTERFPGLELVPHERLKELSAGARLVVRTGEARPYANVLLRCGVFF; this comes from the coding sequence GTGAGGAAGCACGGAATCCTGAACCGGCACCTCACCGGTGCCCTGGCCGAACTCGGCCACGGCGACGGGGTGCTGGTGTGCGACGCCGGGATGCCGATACCCGACGGGCCGCGCGTGGTGGACCTGGCGTTCCGGGCGGGCGTGCCGTCGTTCGCGGAGGTCGTCGAGGGGCTGCTGGAGGAGCTGGTCGTCGAGGGCGCCACGGCGGCCGCCGAGGTGCGGGACGCCAATCCGGCGGCGGCCGGGCTGCTGACGGAGCGCTTCCCGGGGCTCGAACTGGTGCCGCACGAGCGGCTGAAGGAGCTGAGCGCCGGCGCGCGGCTGGTGGTGCGCACCGGCGAGGCACGGCCGTACGCGAACGTGCTGCTGCGCTGCGGGGTGTTCTTCTGA
- a CDS encoding helix-turn-helix domain-containing protein: protein MLVQEFRTDVVRPAERWDLWQDVATRTHVPNLLRSERRDDFDATMRVLPLGDVQIAELRLPHLDTVRTPRTIRRFDPEFLQINCQLDGDGGMAQDGNETAFRVGQLVVADTSLPYEALINRTSERSTTVVVSMPRTRLPLPPRVVRGLLATSVTVDRGMGGALHRWLADVARRAGEFTEADAPALASVTTDLIASVLGGCADSEDALPPESRRRALHTRIRDFIERNLGDPSLSPVTVAAAHGISVRHLHQLFAAEGEAPAAWIRHRRLERCRRDLADPRLRGRAVHWIAARWGFTDPATFSRVFRRVYGMTPTDHRHHHAGG, encoded by the coding sequence ATGCTGGTGCAGGAGTTCCGGACCGATGTCGTGCGGCCCGCCGAGCGGTGGGACCTGTGGCAGGACGTGGCGACGCGGACCCATGTGCCCAATCTGCTGCGCAGTGAGCGCAGGGACGACTTCGATGCCACGATGCGGGTGCTGCCGCTCGGGGACGTGCAGATCGCCGAGCTGAGGCTGCCGCACCTGGACACGGTGCGCACGCCGCGGACCATCCGGCGCTTCGACCCGGAGTTCCTCCAGATCAACTGCCAGCTCGACGGTGACGGCGGGATGGCGCAGGACGGCAACGAGACGGCGTTCCGGGTGGGGCAGCTCGTCGTGGCCGACACCAGCCTGCCCTACGAGGCCCTCATCAACCGGACGTCCGAGCGGTCGACGACGGTGGTGGTCAGCATGCCCAGGACGCGGCTGCCGCTGCCGCCGCGTGTGGTGCGGGGCCTGCTGGCCACGTCCGTCACGGTGGACCGGGGCATGGGCGGGGCGCTGCACCGCTGGCTGGCCGATGTCGCCCGGCGCGCGGGGGAGTTCACGGAGGCGGACGCGCCCGCGCTGGCGTCGGTGACGACGGATCTGATCGCCTCCGTGCTCGGTGGCTGCGCGGACTCGGAGGACGCGCTGCCCCCGGAGTCCCGTCGGCGCGCCCTGCACACCAGGATCCGGGACTTCATCGAACGGAACCTGGGCGATCCGTCGCTGTCGCCGGTGACGGTGGCGGCGGCTCACGGCATCTCGGTGCGCCATCTGCACCAGCTGTTCGCGGCGGAGGGGGAGGCGCCGGCGGCCTGGATCCGCCACCGCCGCCTGGAGCGCTGCCGTCGCGACCTGGCCGACCCCCGGCTGCGGGGCCGCGCCGTGCACTGGATCGCGGCGCGGTGGGGCTTCACCGACCCGGCGACCTTCAGCCGCGTCTTCCGCCGGGTGTACGGCATGACACCCACGGACCACCGCCACCACCACGCCGGCGGGTAG
- a CDS encoding winged helix-turn-helix transcriptional regulator: protein MTTKADKEAQAKAEYNAFLAVCPSRQLLDRISDKWVVLILCALGGDTPEQSGASHAPKAMRYSELARLLAGVSQKMLTQTLRALERDGLLIRTVTPTVPVTVTYELTDLGLSLHHLTRGLRQWAQIHMEQVLAHRESHDARAS, encoded by the coding sequence GTGACGACGAAGGCCGACAAGGAAGCACAGGCCAAGGCGGAGTACAACGCGTTCCTGGCGGTGTGCCCCAGCCGTCAGCTCCTCGACCGGATCTCGGACAAGTGGGTCGTCCTGATCCTGTGCGCACTGGGCGGTGACACACCCGAACAGTCCGGCGCATCGCACGCCCCGAAGGCGATGCGCTACTCCGAGCTGGCCCGGCTACTGGCCGGCGTCAGCCAGAAGATGCTGACCCAGACCCTGCGGGCTCTCGAACGCGACGGTTTGCTCATCCGCACCGTGACACCCACGGTCCCTGTCACCGTCACCTACGAGCTGACCGACCTCGGCCTCTCACTCCACCACCTGACACGCGGGCTCAGGCAGTGGGCCCAGATCCACATGGAACAAGTCCTCGCCCATCGCGAGAGCCACGACGCACGAGCTTCCTAG
- a CDS encoding aldo/keto reductase family oxidoreductase, whose protein sequence is MNTPSAPRPGGTWTLGDSSVTRFGYGAMQLAGPWVMGPPADRDGALAVLREAVSLGITHIDTSDAYGPRITNELIREALHPYPEPLFIATKVGAARDAQGGWPTARRPEDLRKQVHENLESLGVDTLDLVNMRMGDAQGPQAGSIAEAFETLVDLQQEGLIRHLGVSNVTGEQVAEARGIAPIVCVQNMYNLARRHDDDLVDHLAADGIAYVPFFPLGGFTPLQSEALSRVANRLGATPMSVALAWLIQRSPNILLIPGTSSTAHLRENIAGAGLSLSDEDVAELDSIGR, encoded by the coding sequence ATGAACACGCCCTCCGCACCTCGTCCCGGCGGAACCTGGACGCTGGGTGACTCGTCCGTCACCCGGTTCGGCTACGGCGCGATGCAACTCGCCGGTCCGTGGGTCATGGGGCCGCCCGCCGATCGCGACGGCGCTCTGGCCGTGCTGCGCGAGGCGGTCAGCCTCGGGATCACCCACATCGACACCAGCGACGCCTACGGACCGCGCATCACGAACGAGCTGATCCGTGAAGCGCTGCACCCCTACCCGGAGCCGCTGTTCATCGCCACCAAGGTGGGTGCGGCCCGCGACGCGCAGGGCGGCTGGCCCACGGCCCGGCGTCCCGAAGACCTGCGCAAGCAGGTCCATGAAAACCTCGAATCCCTCGGCGTCGACACCCTCGACCTGGTCAACATGCGCATGGGCGACGCCCAGGGCCCGCAGGCCGGCTCGATCGCCGAAGCGTTCGAGACGCTCGTCGACCTCCAGCAAGAGGGACTGATCCGCCACCTCGGCGTCAGCAATGTCACCGGAGAGCAGGTCGCTGAGGCGCGCGGCATCGCCCCGATCGTGTGCGTACAGAACATGTACAACCTCGCCCGCCGCCACGACGACGACCTCGTGGATCATCTCGCCGCCGATGGCATCGCCTACGTGCCGTTCTTCCCCCTGGGAGGCTTCACGCCGCTCCAGTCCGAGGCCCTCTCACGGGTCGCGAACCGACTGGGGGCGACGCCCATGTCGGTCGCCCTGGCCTGGCTGATCCAGCGCTCGCCGAACATCCTGCTCATCCCCGGTACTTCGTCCACCGCCCACCTGCGCGAGAACATCGCGGGCGCCGGTCTCTCCCTCTCGGACGAGGATGTGGCCGAGCTGGACAGCATCGGCCGCTGA
- a CDS encoding LacI family DNA-binding transcriptional regulator produces the protein MASIKDVASEAGLSVATVSRVLNDHPSVSEDARGRVLAAVQTLGYRPNAVARSLRTDQTRTLGLVISDVMNPYFTELARSVEEEARALGYSVIIGNADERPELQDHHVTTLLDRRIDGLLVSPTDGGSPRMLDAARAGTPMVFVDRWIPGVDVPVVRSDGQTAVRDLVAHLHRLGHRRLAIIAGPAATTTGRERVDAFRAALREHGLELPAAYIGQGDFQADSGRRVTEGFLDLAEPPEVVFAADNLMALGALDAVRARGLRVPDDIALAAFDDIPWFVHTDPPVTAIAQPTGALGRAAVRALVDRIEGRPGESVTLPARLVVRRSCGEPVPPQSPSPVRRSTP, from the coding sequence ATGGCGAGCATCAAGGACGTCGCCTCCGAGGCGGGCCTCTCCGTCGCCACGGTGTCGCGCGTCCTGAACGACCACCCGTCGGTCAGCGAGGACGCCCGCGGACGCGTGCTGGCCGCCGTCCAGACGCTGGGCTACCGCCCGAACGCCGTCGCCCGGTCGCTGCGCACCGACCAGACCCGCACCCTCGGCCTGGTCATCAGCGACGTGATGAACCCGTACTTCACCGAACTGGCCCGCTCCGTCGAGGAAGAGGCCCGCGCGCTCGGCTACAGCGTGATCATCGGCAACGCCGACGAGCGGCCCGAACTCCAGGACCACCACGTGACGACACTGCTGGACCGCCGTATCGACGGGCTGCTCGTCTCCCCCACCGACGGCGGTTCGCCGCGCATGCTGGACGCCGCCCGCGCCGGCACACCGATGGTGTTCGTGGACCGGTGGATCCCGGGCGTGGACGTGCCGGTGGTGCGCTCCGACGGGCAAACGGCCGTACGGGACCTCGTGGCGCATCTGCACCGGCTCGGGCACCGCCGGCTCGCCATCATCGCGGGCCCGGCGGCCACCACCACCGGCCGCGAACGCGTCGACGCCTTCCGCGCCGCGCTGCGCGAGCACGGCCTGGAACTGCCCGCCGCCTACATCGGCCAGGGCGACTTCCAGGCCGACAGCGGGCGCCGGGTGACCGAGGGCTTCCTCGACCTGGCCGAGCCGCCCGAGGTCGTCTTCGCCGCCGACAACCTGATGGCGCTCGGCGCGCTGGACGCCGTACGCGCGCGCGGGCTGCGGGTGCCCGACGACATCGCGCTGGCGGCGTTCGACGACATCCCCTGGTTCGTGCACACCGACCCGCCGGTCACCGCGATCGCCCAGCCCACGGGCGCGCTCGGGCGGGCCGCCGTGCGCGCGCTGGTCGACCGCATCGAGGGCCGGCCCGGTGAGTCCGTCACCCTTCCCGCCCGGCTCGTCGTGCGCCGCTCGTGCGGCGAGCCCGTACCCCCACAGTCCCCGTCCCCCGTACGAAGGAGTACGCCGTGA
- the map gene encoding type I methionyl aminopeptidase, translated as MVEIKTDAALDAMREAGRVVARALAAVRDAADVGVSLRELDEAARAVLDEAGAGSPFLGYQPSFAPVPFPAVICTSVNDAVSHGIPTGYRLRDGDLVSVDCGAQLDGWAGDAAISFTVGTPRPGDRDLIDATQRALDAGIAAAQVGGRIGDISHAIDSVAREAACGMPADFGGHGIGRSMHEDPHVPNRGRPGRGFPLRHGLVLAIEPMLMAGGRDTYRTDADGWTLRTTDGSRAAHFEHTVAITDQGPRILTLP; from the coding sequence ATGGTGGAGATCAAGACCGATGCCGCGCTGGACGCGATGCGGGAGGCCGGGCGGGTGGTGGCCCGCGCCCTGGCCGCGGTCCGTGACGCGGCCGACGTGGGGGTGTCCCTGCGGGAACTGGACGAAGCGGCCCGGGCGGTTCTGGACGAGGCTGGAGCCGGCTCCCCGTTCCTCGGTTACCAGCCGTCCTTCGCCCCGGTCCCCTTCCCCGCCGTGATCTGTACGTCCGTCAACGACGCGGTGTCGCACGGCATCCCCACCGGCTACCGGCTGCGCGACGGCGACCTGGTGAGCGTCGACTGCGGCGCCCAGCTCGACGGCTGGGCGGGCGACGCGGCCATCAGCTTCACCGTCGGCACGCCCCGCCCCGGTGACCGCGATCTGATCGACGCCACCCAGCGGGCCCTCGACGCGGGCATCGCCGCCGCCCAGGTGGGCGGTCGCATCGGCGACATCTCCCACGCCATCGATTCCGTGGCCCGCGAGGCGGCCTGCGGCATGCCCGCCGACTTCGGCGGCCACGGCATCGGCCGCAGCATGCACGAGGACCCGCACGTCCCCAACCGCGGCCGCCCCGGCCGTGGTTTCCCCCTCCGCCACGGCCTGGTCCTCGCCATCGAACCCATGCTCATGGCCGGAGGCCGCGACACCTACCGCACCGACGCCGACGGCTGGACCCTGCGCACCACGGACGGCAGCAGGGCCGCCCACTTCGAACACACCGTCGCCATCACCGACCAAGGCCCGCGCATCCTCACCCTCCCCTAG
- a CDS encoding sugar ABC transporter ATP-binding protein, with the protein MSNPDELLRIEGIRKTFPGVVALDNVDFDLRRGEVHVLLGENGAGKSTLIKMLSGAYTPDAGRILAGGQEVRIHDAQDSERLGIATIYQEFNLVPDLTVAENIFLGRQPRRFGMIDRKTMEADAAVLLERVGVTVSPRARVRDLGIARLQMVEIAKALSLDARVLIMDEPTAVLTSEEVEKLFAIVRRLREDGVGIVFITHHLEEIAALGDRVTVIRDGRSVGQVPASTPEDELVRLMVGRSIEQQYPRARPETGDALLRVEGLTRDGVFHDVSFEVRAGEVVGIAGLVGAGRTEVVRAVFGADPYDSGAVKVDGTPVRGHDVGAAMAAGIGLVPEDRKGQGLVLDASVAENLGLVTLRSATRAGLVDLKGQHAAAARIAEQLGVRMAGLGQHVRTLSGGNQQKVVIGKWLLADTRVLILDEPTRGIDVGAKVEIYQLVNELTAQGAAVLMISSDLPEVLGMSDRVLVMAQGRIAGELPAERATQDAVMALAVGTGVHDHDDTDTDTDDTTDKEATGGH; encoded by the coding sequence GTGAGCAACCCGGACGAGTTGCTGCGCATCGAGGGCATCCGCAAGACCTTCCCGGGCGTGGTCGCCCTCGACAACGTCGACTTCGACCTGCGCCGGGGCGAGGTGCACGTCCTCCTCGGTGAGAACGGCGCCGGCAAGAGCACGCTGATCAAGATGCTCTCCGGTGCCTACACGCCCGACGCCGGCCGGATCCTGGCCGGTGGCCAGGAGGTGCGCATCCACGATGCGCAGGACTCCGAGCGGCTCGGGATCGCCACCATCTACCAGGAGTTCAACCTCGTCCCCGATCTGACGGTCGCCGAGAACATCTTCCTGGGGCGGCAGCCGCGCCGCTTCGGGATGATCGACCGGAAGACGATGGAGGCGGACGCGGCGGTGCTGCTCGAGCGCGTCGGCGTCACCGTGTCGCCGCGCGCGCGGGTCCGTGACCTCGGGATCGCGCGGCTGCAGATGGTCGAGATCGCCAAGGCGCTCAGCCTGGACGCGCGCGTGCTCATCATGGACGAGCCGACGGCCGTGCTGACCTCGGAGGAGGTCGAGAAGCTGTTCGCCATCGTGCGGCGGCTGCGCGAGGACGGCGTCGGCATCGTGTTCATCACCCACCACCTGGAGGAGATCGCCGCCCTGGGCGACCGGGTCACCGTCATCCGGGACGGCAGGAGCGTCGGCCAGGTGCCCGCCTCCACGCCCGAGGACGAGCTCGTACGCCTCATGGTGGGACGGTCGATCGAGCAGCAGTACCCGCGTGCGCGGCCGGAGACCGGCGACGCGCTGCTCCGGGTGGAGGGGCTCACCCGCGACGGCGTCTTCCACGACGTGAGCTTCGAGGTGCGCGCCGGTGAGGTCGTCGGCATCGCGGGGCTGGTCGGGGCCGGGCGCACGGAGGTCGTGCGGGCCGTGTTCGGGGCGGACCCGTACGACAGCGGGGCCGTGAAGGTCGACGGCACGCCGGTGCGCGGCCACGACGTGGGCGCGGCCATGGCGGCCGGGATCGGGCTCGTGCCGGAGGACCGCAAGGGGCAGGGGCTGGTCCTCGACGCCTCCGTCGCGGAGAACCTCGGGCTGGTCACCCTGCGGTCCGCCACCCGTGCGGGGCTCGTCGACCTCAAGGGGCAGCACGCGGCGGCCGCGCGGATCGCCGAACAGCTCGGGGTGCGGATGGCGGGCCTCGGGCAGCACGTGCGCACCCTGTCCGGCGGCAACCAGCAGAAGGTCGTCATCGGCAAGTGGCTGCTGGCCGACACCAGGGTGCTGATCCTCGACGAGCCCACGCGCGGCATCGACGTGGGCGCCAAGGTCGAGATCTACCAGCTCGTCAACGAGCTCACCGCGCAGGGCGCCGCCGTCCTGATGATCTCCAGCGATCTGCCCGAGGTGCTCGGCATGAGCGACCGGGTGCTGGTGATGGCGCAGGGCCGGATCGCCGGCGAACTCCCCGCCGAACGGGCCACGCAGGACGCCGTGATGGCACTCGCCGTCGGCACCGGCGTCCACGACCACGACGACACCGACACCGACACCGACGACACGACCGACAAGGAGGCCACCGGTGGCCACTGA
- a CDS encoding pentapeptide repeat-containing protein, whose product MIGLDLSGADLSGEVFHESWFTDAKLVGARLVGVDLYRSDAEGADFSGADLTRASLVRVNLDDAVFRGAVLDGADLVKASLYGVDASAASLRGTRLMGASLIDVNFCGSDLSEAVVQENTFKVTVDEKTDFTGMTGTVFGPVHMIGRDGQKEIGGADLERWLRERGGDVRVLEGRR is encoded by the coding sequence ATGATCGGTCTCGATCTGAGCGGGGCGGATCTCTCCGGTGAGGTCTTTCACGAGTCCTGGTTCACCGATGCCAAGTTGGTCGGGGCCAGGCTCGTCGGCGTGGATCTCTACCGGTCCGACGCCGAAGGGGCCGACTTCTCCGGAGCCGACCTGACACGGGCGTCGTTGGTGCGTGTCAACCTTGATGACGCGGTGTTCCGGGGGGCGGTTCTCGACGGCGCCGACCTGGTCAAGGCATCGCTGTACGGGGTCGACGCCTCGGCCGCCTCACTTCGGGGAACCCGCCTCATGGGCGCCTCACTGATCGACGTCAACTTCTGCGGATCGGACCTTTCCGAAGCAGTCGTCCAGGAGAACACCTTCAAAGTCACCGTGGACGAGAAGACCGACTTCACGGGAATGACCGGCACCGTTTTCGGCCCTGTCCACATGATCGGTCGGGATGGCCAGAAGGAGATCGGCGGGGCCGATCTGGAGCGATGGCTGCGGGAACGTGGCGGCGATGTGCGTGTGCTGGAAGGTCGGAGGTGA
- a CDS encoding pore-forming ESAT-6 family protein has product MGQNLDRRSYDTGASSEVQGGLQGIVGQLERVLADRDKAVKAAMADFRADGVSEEYHGKELRWNRAANEVRSIIQLVRTTLEDNDGTAQSTLAKARAAVDNIG; this is encoded by the coding sequence ATGGGCCAGAATCTGGACCGCCGCTCCTACGACACCGGCGCGTCGAGCGAGGTGCAGGGCGGCTTGCAGGGAATCGTCGGGCAGTTGGAGCGCGTGCTGGCCGACCGCGACAAGGCCGTCAAGGCCGCCATGGCCGACTTCCGGGCCGACGGGGTCTCCGAGGAGTACCACGGCAAGGAACTGCGCTGGAACCGCGCGGCCAACGAGGTGCGCAGCATCATCCAACTGGTGCGCACGACTCTCGAGGACAACGACGGGACGGCCCAGTCGACGCTGGCGAAGGCGCGCGCGGCGGTCGACAACATCGGCTGA
- a CDS encoding ribokinase gives MYDYDLLVVGSANADLVIGVERRPDAGETVLGSDLAVHPGGKGANQAVAAARLGARTALLARVGDDGHGRLLLDSLRAAGVDTVGVLVGGAPTGVALITVDPSGDNSIVVSPGANGRLTPADVRAAGSLFHASRVVSAQLEIPLETVVEAVRSLAPGSRFVLNPSPPRPLPPEVLAACDPLIVNEHEAKVILGDGATVSDEPEDWARLLLAKGPRSVVVTLGGEGALVASRDGVARVAPVAVRAVDTTGAGDAFTAALAWRLGAGEPLAEAAAFAARVGAATVTKEGAQVSFPTAAEVAAL, from the coding sequence ATGTACGACTACGACCTGCTGGTCGTGGGGTCGGCCAACGCCGACCTGGTGATCGGTGTGGAGCGCCGGCCGGACGCCGGGGAGACGGTGCTGGGGTCGGACCTGGCCGTCCACCCAGGCGGCAAGGGCGCGAACCAGGCGGTCGCGGCCGCCCGGCTCGGCGCCCGTACGGCGCTGCTGGCCCGGGTCGGCGACGACGGGCACGGCCGGCTGCTGCTGGACTCGCTGCGGGCGGCCGGTGTGGACACGGTGGGCGTACTGGTGGGCGGGGCGCCGACCGGGGTCGCGCTGATCACGGTGGACCCGTCGGGTGACAACAGCATCGTGGTGTCACCGGGCGCGAACGGGCGGCTGACGCCGGCGGACGTGCGGGCGGCGGGGAGTCTCTTCCACGCCTCCCGGGTGGTGTCCGCGCAGTTGGAGATCCCGTTGGAGACGGTGGTGGAGGCGGTGCGGAGCCTGGCGCCGGGCAGCCGGTTCGTACTGAACCCGTCCCCGCCGCGCCCGCTGCCGCCGGAGGTGCTGGCGGCCTGCGATCCGCTGATCGTCAACGAGCACGAGGCGAAGGTCATCCTGGGTGACGGTGCCACGGTGAGCGACGAGCCGGAGGACTGGGCGCGGCTGCTGCTGGCGAAGGGCCCGCGGTCGGTGGTGGTGACGCTGGGCGGCGAGGGCGCGCTGGTGGCGTCCCGGGACGGGGTCGCGCGGGTCGCCCCGGTCGCGGTGCGCGCGGTGGACACCACCGGTGCGGGCGACGCGTTCACGGCCGCGCTGGCGTGGCGGCTGGGTGCGGGCGAGCCGCTCGCCGAGGCGGCGGCGTTCGCGGCCCGGGTGGGCGCGGCGACCGTCACCAAGGAGGGCGCGCAGGTGTCCTTCCCGACGGCGGCGGAGGTCGCGGCGCTGTGA
- a CDS encoding DUF6507 family protein — MTGWDISPSGVQHVLTQTAKAAEGLSDTGKALQETMPSAAKSAGTIQQGGVEKSGVQGPVAAALGEFFTAYQEKLMYVAVRTSNSLNGAATATNAYVKGDLDMAAQAQANALKEPKIDLPGAGGQGGQ; from the coding sequence ATGACGGGGTGGGACATCTCGCCGTCGGGCGTGCAGCACGTGCTCACACAGACGGCGAAGGCGGCCGAGGGCCTCTCGGACACCGGAAAGGCCCTTCAGGAGACCATGCCGAGCGCGGCGAAGTCCGCCGGCACGATCCAGCAGGGCGGCGTGGAGAAGAGCGGGGTCCAGGGGCCGGTCGCGGCGGCACTGGGCGAGTTCTTCACCGCCTACCAGGAGAAGCTGATGTACGTCGCGGTGCGCACGTCGAACTCGCTCAACGGGGCGGCCACCGCGACCAACGCGTACGTCAAGGGTGACCTGGACATGGCCGCGCAGGCCCAGGCGAACGCACTGAAGGAACCGAAGATCGACCTGCCGGGAGCGGGCGGGCAGGGGGGCCAGTGA
- a CDS encoding substrate-binding domain-containing protein, with amino-acid sequence MATDTLKKPTGAGGAPGGLRRLLLDNGALTALIVLVIAMSALSGDFLTADNLLNVGVQAAVTAILAFGVTFVIVSAGIDLSVGSVAALSATVLAWSATSQGVPVVLAVVLAIATGIACGLVNGFLVSYGKLPSFIATLAMLSVARGLSLVISQGSPIPFPDSVSHLGDTLGGWLPVPVLVMVAMGLLTAFVLGRTYIGRSMYAIGGNEEAARLSGLRVKKQKLAIYALSGLFAAAAGIVLAARLSSAQPQAAQGYELDAIAAVVIGGASLAGGTGKASGTLIGALILAVLRNGLNLLSVSAFWQQVVIGVVIALAVLLDTLRRKAGATPVAAGTPGAGGGKKQAATYVLAAVVAAAVVGAMSFLHNGSPAARNERIGLSLSTLNNPFFVQIRAGAEEEARKRGVDLTVTDAQNDASQQANQLQNFTSGGLGAIVVNPVDSDAAGPSVRSANRSGIPVVAVDRGVNEAETDALVASDNVAGGRQGAKALAEKLGGRGTIVILQGQAGTSASRERGAGFAEGLKDYPGIKVVAKQPADFDRTKGLDVMTNLLQAHPDVDGVFAENDEMALGAIKALGAKAGTSVQVVGFDGTPDGLKAVEAGTLYASVAQQPRELGRIAVDNALRAIEGEKVSGTVKVPVKVVTKENVAGFGG; translated from the coding sequence GTGGCCACTGACACGCTCAAGAAGCCCACGGGCGCGGGTGGCGCCCCGGGCGGCCTGCGCCGGCTGCTCCTCGACAACGGGGCGCTCACCGCGCTCATCGTCCTGGTCATCGCCATGTCGGCGCTGTCCGGTGACTTCCTGACCGCCGACAACCTGCTGAACGTCGGCGTCCAGGCGGCCGTGACGGCGATCCTCGCCTTCGGCGTGACCTTCGTGATCGTCTCCGCGGGCATCGACCTGTCGGTCGGTTCGGTCGCCGCGCTGTCGGCCACCGTGCTGGCGTGGAGCGCCACCTCGCAGGGCGTCCCGGTGGTGCTCGCGGTGGTCCTCGCCATCGCCACCGGCATCGCCTGCGGCCTGGTCAACGGCTTCCTCGTCTCGTACGGCAAGCTGCCGTCGTTCATCGCGACGCTGGCCATGCTGTCGGTGGCGCGCGGTCTGTCCCTGGTGATCTCGCAGGGCTCCCCGATCCCCTTCCCGGACTCCGTCTCGCACCTGGGTGACACGCTCGGCGGCTGGCTGCCCGTGCCGGTGCTGGTGATGGTCGCCATGGGGCTGCTCACCGCGTTCGTGCTGGGCCGGACGTACATCGGCCGCTCGATGTACGCGATCGGCGGCAACGAGGAGGCGGCCCGGCTGTCCGGGCTGCGGGTGAAGAAGCAGAAGCTCGCCATCTACGCGCTGTCCGGCCTGTTCGCCGCCGCCGCGGGCATCGTGCTCGCCGCCCGGCTGTCGTCCGCGCAGCCGCAGGCCGCGCAGGGCTACGAGCTGGACGCGATCGCCGCGGTCGTCATCGGCGGCGCCTCGCTGGCGGGTGGCACCGGCAAGGCGTCGGGCACCCTGATCGGCGCGCTGATCCTGGCGGTGCTGCGCAACGGCCTGAACCTGCTGTCGGTGTCGGCGTTCTGGCAGCAGGTCGTCATCGGTGTGGTGATCGCGCTGGCGGTGCTCCTCGACACGCTGCGGCGCAAGGCGGGGGCCACTCCGGTGGCGGCCGGCACGCCGGGCGCCGGGGGCGGGAAGAAGCAGGCGGCGACGTACGTACTCGCCGCGGTGGTCGCGGCGGCGGTCGTCGGCGCCATGTCCTTCCTGCACAACGGCTCGCCGGCGGCGAGGAACGAGCGGATCGGTCTGTCCCTGTCGACGCTGAACAACCCGTTCTTCGTGCAGATCCGGGCCGGTGCCGAGGAGGAGGCGAGGAAGCGGGGCGTGGACCTCACGGTCACCGACGCGCAGAACGACGCCTCGCAGCAGGCCAACCAGTTGCAGAACTTCACCAGTGGCGGCCTCGGCGCGATCGTCGTGAACCCGGTGGACTCGGACGCGGCCGGCCCGTCGGTGCGCTCGGCCAACCGGTCCGGGATCCCCGTCGTCGCCGTCGACCGGGGCGTCAACGAGGCGGAGACGGACGCGCTGGTCGCCTCCGACAACGTCGCGGGCGGCCGGCAGGGCGCGAAGGCGCTCGCCGAGAAGCTGGGCGGCCGGGGCACCATCGTGATCCTCCAGGGCCAGGCCGGCACCTCCGCGAGCCGGGAGCGCGGCGCGGGCTTCGCCGAGGGGCTGAAGGACTACCCGGGCATCAAGGTGGTCGCCAAGCAGCCCGCGGACTTCGACCGCACCAAGGGCCTCGACGTGATGACGAACCTCCTCCAGGCCCACCCGGACGTCGACGGCGTGTTCGCCGAGAACGACGAGATGGCGCTCGGCGCGATCAAGGCGCTCGGCGCGAAGGCCGGCACGTCGGTGCAGGTCGTCGGGTTCGACGGCACGCCGGACGGGCTCAAGGCGGTCGAGGCGGGCACGCTGTACGCGTCCGTCGCGCAGCAGCCGAGGGAACTCGGCAGGATCGCGGTGGACAACGCGCTGCGCGCGATCGAGGGCGAGAAGGTCAGCGGGACGGTGAAGGTTCCGGTGAAGGTGGTCACGAAGGAGAACGTGGCCGGCTTCGGCGGCTGA